In Deinococcus aquiradiocola, a genomic segment contains:
- a CDS encoding saccharopine dehydrogenase family protein, whose protein sequence is MSRVIIIGAGGVGNVVAKKCAQNDTVFTEVLIATRTVSKADKIVAEIHEHMPGSKAKFTTASVDADNVPALVELFNAFKPELVINVALPYQDLTIMDACLETGVHYLDTANYEPLDVAKFEYSWQWAYRERFEKAGLMALLGCGFDPGATNVFTAHHAKHHFKEIHYLDIVDCNNGNHGKAFATNFNPEINIREITANGRYYENGEWVETQPLEISQDIYYPKVTTRKSFVLYHEELESLVLNFPTIKRARFWMTFGESYIKHLSVLEGIGMTSIVPIDYKGQKIAPIEFLKAVLPAPESLAENYTGQTCIGVQARGIGHDGKEKVHFVYNVCDHAQTYREVQAQGVSYTTGVPAMIGAMLMLQGTWKKAGVYNVEEFDPDPFVAAMNAWGLPVDELPGIQLVHD, encoded by the coding sequence ATGAGCAGAGTCATCATCATCGGGGCGGGCGGCGTGGGCAACGTCGTCGCCAAGAAATGCGCGCAGAACGACACGGTCTTCACGGAAGTGCTGATCGCCACGCGCACCGTCAGCAAGGCCGACAAGATCGTCGCCGAGATCCACGAGCACATGCCCGGCAGCAAGGCGAAGTTCACGACCGCCAGCGTCGACGCCGACAACGTGCCCGCCCTGGTCGAACTGTTCAACGCCTTCAAGCCGGAACTCGTCATCAACGTGGCGCTTCCGTACCAGGACCTGACCATCATGGACGCCTGCCTGGAGACCGGCGTGCACTACCTCGACACCGCCAACTACGAGCCGCTCGACGTCGCGAAGTTCGAGTACTCCTGGCAGTGGGCGTACCGCGAGCGTTTTGAGAAGGCGGGCCTCATGGCGCTTCTCGGCTGCGGTTTCGACCCCGGCGCGACCAACGTCTTCACCGCGCACCACGCCAAGCACCACTTCAAGGAAATTCATTACCTCGACATCGTGGACTGCAACAACGGCAACCACGGCAAGGCCTTCGCCACCAACTTCAACCCCGAGATCAACATCCGTGAGATCACCGCGAACGGCCGCTATTATGAGAATGGCGAGTGGGTCGAGACGCAGCCGCTCGAGATCTCTCAGGACATCTACTACCCCAAGGTCACGACCCGCAAGAGCTTCGTGCTGTACCACGAGGAACTCGAATCGCTGGTCCTGAATTTTCCGACCATCAAGCGCGCCCGCTTCTGGATGACCTTCGGCGAGAGCTACATCAAGCACCTCTCCGTGCTGGAAGGCATCGGCATGACGAGCATCGTGCCGATCGACTACAAGGGCCAGAAGATCGCGCCCATCGAGTTCCTGAAGGCCGTGCTGCCCGCCCCGGAATCGCTCGCCGAGAACTACACCGGGCAGACCTGCATCGGCGTGCAGGCGCGCGGCATCGGGCACGACGGCAAAGAGAAGGTGCACTTCGTGTACAACGTCTGTGACCACGCCCAGACCTACAGGGAAGTGCAGGCACAGGGCGTGAGCTACACGACCGGCGTGCCTGCCATGATCGGCGCGATGCTGATGCTGCAGGGCACCTGGAAGAAGGCCGGCGTGTACAACGTCGAGGAGTTCGACCCCGATCCCTTCGTCGCCGCCATGAACGCCTGGGGCCTCCCGGTGGACGAACTGCCCGGCATTCAGCTCGTTCACGACTGA